The genomic DNA AAAGACAACTAAACAAATATCGCAAAACTCgcatgttatgttatgttatatGCAACTTTGTACCAtgttttaaaaatattgcaCTATCATATTGTAAGCAAATGTTAAATTTTACATTCTCCGATTGTAAAGTGTATAAGAACCAGAGAAAGGTTTGTAGATTAAATTAtaaaatgtctttaaaaagttggTTCGTGTGTCTTAAATTTATAATGACAAGGTGCCTGTTAAACATAATGATAAGCACAAATATCGCGAGAATATTAGAATGATTTAACAAACGAAATGAAACCAACTGCGATGGGGCCCTTGACAAGCCGAAAATAtggcaaaaaatcaaaaaagtcgCAAGGATTTTGTCTGCAAGGACGAAATACGTGTTAGCAAGAGTAACAAATACTGCAAAGGTTGCAAGAATAAATCATTGAACAAAGATAACGAAATGAAATGCGAAGGCACAAATATATATAGAAGATCATGATCGCTAAAGTTGCAAGGATTTTGTCTGCAAGGGCAAAATGGGTGTTACCCGCAACAGGAACAAATATCGCAAAgtcccaaaaataaaaaaaaaaattgaaaaaatacaaCGAAACGAAACGCGAAGGGTCATTTGTCAAGCTCCAAATATAACAAATATCGCAAAAGTCGAGGGGATTTTTTTAAGTGCCTCTTAACAATAAGCACAAAtgtcgcaagaataacaaattgAACAAAGACAACGAAACGAAATGCAAAGGGCCACTTGGCAAGCCCCAGTTATAGCAAATATCGCAAAAGTCGCATGAAGTTTCCCTTCAAGGACAAAATCCGTGTTAGCAAGTGTAACAAATATCGCAAAGATCGCAGAAATAACAAGTTGACCAAAGacaacgaaacgaaatgaaaagaGACCCTTGGCAAGCCCCAAATatacaaaattattaaattctcaaccttggttgaggacggcgcctactattgttattgcgcatacgttctgcgcatcttgagatacttggatttcctatgggttgtgcttattaatacagggatatttttgcgccgtttaaaactatccggagaaagtagatcttagtaagtactcatggtatccaaaaagaaaattggataattaagcttcaatttgaaaaagaacgccatacattgctttgtcttttagagctttttacaagtattattcatcaattatctttgaaaaatgcgtggttacccccgattttctttttggatttcaataacacttgttaagatctacattttctgcataatcataagccagggcaaaaatgcctttgaattagtaggcaccgtccttaatgcatttctcgtgttctgattggttcactccaTCTCGGTTattagctcatataccttaaTTTGACGTTATATagcaaatgattgcgctaagcttTGCTTAGCTAGACGTTTTTCGCCGAAGAGCGAAATTTCTCTGTGAATAAAGCcgcgcaaaaaataaaaaaaaggtttttgtggaaagttttgaTCAATTCCGAAGTTTAGAAATATGCGAAAagggaagaattgtttttacacCAACATGCCGCAGGAAGAAGGGATGGAGGTCATCTGCCAAACTGACTCTAAAACAAAAATCCTTCAAATTCAATGGCGAACACTTTTTACAGACCCGCGGTATGGCGATATCGATGGACACAAAAATGGCATATTTTCTGGCTCACACCGAGAAACAACTACTTTTATTCAGCCCTTAGAAACCTATTATTTGGAAAAGATTCATTGATGACATGTTCTCAGTGTGAACCATAAGCAAACACGGAATCAACAGCTTTGTTGAATTTGTTAACCAATTCCATCCACGATCAAATTCACTTGCGAAATGTCATCTGAACGAGCAGTATTCCTAGATACCGAAGTTTTTAATTAAAGGTCGACCTCGCTTCGCCTTAAACAAAACACTTGATGTCCACACTCACTTTAAAGCCACAGAAAGGTTCCAGTACACGCATTTCTCTTCATGCCACCCTCTCAGCGTTAAGAAGGGTAAAATTCGAGTCATAGAAACGGGATTTCCAATCCCGTTTACTTGAACGAAGCTACCAATGCACGCAAGCTAGTTGAAAAAACACTGGCAGAAGTAGATTTCCCACCGCGAAACGaggctttgaaaaacaaaataaagacatCCAAAAACGTTCTACACTGTTCGTTACCACCTTCAACCCATACTgaagaactgtttttttttgtatctaACGTCCAAAAACTCGTGCGCATCTTTCCTAATCAGCTCCTATTGTCCCTAACAGGAAGGACAAATCCGGCACTCAAGGACTTTTCAGTCAGAGCTTCAATTCATCCTCAAACTTAAAACCCCCTAAGCCTAGCAAATCCTAAGAACGCACTGGTTTCCTGAACATTCCTCGACAAAGCATTATTTACTAAGCCCTGACGCACCTATCATCTCTTAACTCATTTGACCCAAGCCCGCGACATCAGCCATATACGAACGACAAAGTGAACATTTCGTGGAAAACTGGCGCTGCAAATCGTTGAAAATCGTAAATTAAAAAGACCACGAGCTCTCGGCATAGCGGAGTTATATACGGCAAGGAAGGTGACAATATCACAACTACTTTTTATTTAACAGAAAACAACACCTCTGAAACACATAAATTCAAGTCTTGCAGACAAAATCCTTGGGACTTGCGATTTTGCCATATTTGCGGCTTGCCAAGGGTCCCTTTGCAGTTTGTTTCATTTCGTTTGTTAAATCATTCTAATATTCTCGCGATATTTGTGCTTATCATTATGTTGAACAGGCACCTGGTCATTATAAATTTAAGACACACGAAccaactttttaaagacatgttttgGCATTGCTCAAGCTATCATCAGTTTAATTTAATCTTCAGACTTTTCTCAGGTTCTTATATACGTTACAATCGGAGAACGTTAAAATTGAACAAAGATGATACAAAAGTGCTTGTAACGAAAAACCATGTGCTCGCACTTTGTCATTGCAGACAAAATCCTTGAGAGTTTTGCGGTATTTGTTTAGTCGCTTTTGTTCACTTTGTCATTTTTCGAGTGTTGCAAGATTATATATTGTTGTAGTTGAAGAGTAGGAGTGGCCTTTTGCCTGATACATGTATCATATAATCCGGCTAACAGTATCGTTGCCTGGGATCACTGGTCATTGTTATAAGTGATCGTTAAATATCGAATACTGAATTCTAACTTCGGTTATATCAATAAAAATGTAGACTCTGGCTCGATTCATGAAACTGCCGCACAAATGACTATTCAAGTTGTCTGTGTTTCTCGGAAAAGCTGATAGTTGTTTGATGCAtgcttttcattttttccaaacatttgttttcaagatcagAAGGGTGCTGTTCCGTTTCACTGGGAAACCCGGCAGCAAATTTAGTTTATCGATTGACACGGTGTcacgatttttatttaaaaggTTGTTTTTCAATCTTACTTCTCGAAACGACTCCTCAACCTGCAAAAACACAGAAGAAGCAGCTGGTTAGTAACTTAAAAATATGATGTCATAATTAGCTATATAATTGAATGAAAAAGCCTTTATTCGCAGTTCATATGAAGATGAAGATCTTGTTATACGTTGTAGCAGCGTTGTTCGCTGTGGCGGTGTGCTTCAAACCGGCTGAAGGTATGGACGATAGTATATAGCCGAGAAATAGGTCTTCTTCATTGTCAGTCTTTTTCATTAACTTTAAAAAGAAGCTTTTATTGTTCCATAAAGCAGGATCTTTCTCTGTAGACTTGGGTCATTGTCATAAAATCGTCACTAGTTTCAAATCAGTCTTTGAAGAAATCAGCACTGACTATTGGaagtgcatgtaatttcagttatCTATGAAAATTTGAACTCGATGTAAGAGCTGGGTACTATCTTGTTGCGAAGGATTTATAGGTCTTCTTCTATTAACATAACCTTTAAAAGACACCGATGAAACTTTCTTACAGAATGTTTGCCTCATTTGACAAAAGCACGTCTTTTTCAAATCAGTTACCGGCATTTAAGAAATCAGCACTAATTTATATTAGAAGTACATTGTGTAATTATTAAGTTATCTATGAAATTTTGAACCCAATGTAAGAGATAATCTCTGCGCAATTTATGTTCAGAAACGCAAAACTTTCTGATTGTAAAACCGCAAAAGCGGGGAGGTTAGCTTAGCTTACTAAGTTTTCTTCGATTTTGAAGTCCATTTGTGTAACGGTGTATATAGACAGAAGTCTTGTTCTTGGACGATGCCAACTGGCTTAACCCCATCCCagtcgggattcttaacaattgtcagttgttttttgttctgctggggattttaggacaccattTTCATGCCCAAATAGGGACACAGATAAGAACGCAGCTGCATgtgcgggaaaatgcacgaacCGCGTTACGTTCAAATATAGATATTTCTTAACTAAAAAAACCCCAAACCCCAGAGTTAAAGGCTTCAAATGTCATGAACTTTTgatataaattaattaaaggaGTTTGATACTCGATTGCCTGACAAGTTTCTTTTGACTGAGCTGAGTGGCGCAAATGGTGATCCCGCATTACAACTGAAGACCACTGTATTGCAAGTCCGGAGATAATCCATTATGCGCTTCATGCTACATACAGTCTGAGTGATTATTATGCTTGGCAAGGCATTGGtttaggaaaggaaagaaactttatttaagtgtctagtcgttctagcgctggagcgctaattggggacactgtaaactgaaattaatgaaagtaagtcaagtcaaatcaagtcaaatgttggtttttgagcaaGCTCCGTTTGCTGGGATACAGATAATACTCCAtctgtttgggatattttggccaagccctGATGGGATAGgtcgtttattgaaaatcagcatgATATCctaggaaatacccaaatatagaagacatgatCCCAGCTACGGTGAAGGCATACCCGCCATCCgcaagaaactaaaaataggGATGGGGAGAGGGAAAAATTCATTTGACTCTCTTGAATCAGCCTCCGCCTAACTTGCGCACATGGTCAAAGATCTACGGAAATTCTCGGATGACAGGAATGCCCAAACTGCAACGtgggaaataactaactaagcatgtcacattcagcataaatccatttatttcctctgggcaatatatttctttttgaaaacgaTACCACACACAGTAGGCAACTTTCACGAatgcgtcatttgactacaactactaGAATTCAAatcaccctctaatagttaagtctgttgaaatatcagtggtacacggccaacgtttgcaaaaacataacccttccttgtacttgtacatattcattgccatgacattgacatcttaaattcccacgactTGCTCTCGTCTGaacttgtagctcagtcggtagagcagcggtgatctaatccgaaggtcgtgggttcaattcccatcctggtcaaagtttttctctgtctttgtgtgggcccatttccattagtacggctaacgcttacatggttcatatgggaagAAAACTGGCGCTTCACATCACcgtctaatagttaagtctgttgaaatataaaagctacacggccaacgtttgcaaaaacggaAGCCTTCCTTGTACAAGAATTCAGTTTGCTttgcttttcttatttaaaatttgtatTCCCAGTCgggtaaaaagaaaaatagctaTAATaagcatgagacaagcaaaacgtAAAGGATTTTATgcacttgtagtcaaatggcatCATCATACAAATGTCCTATTTATTGGGGTCGTGTCCTACCTCATTGAatgggcttcaggattggccaaaagaacaatagaacgaacaaaggtAACAATGGGTTTAGCAGAGAAAACAATAGGAGGTACGACattatacagccaatgaaatatagtgttgaACAATAGGTACGACCCTACCATTAATTGAGCACTTTAATTACATTTTGTCTGTCTTTTGGGGTTTTCGCTCTGATCTGCGTTGCAGCAATGTATGACATTTTCCGTGCAACTGAAAAAACTCCGAATCTTTTGCCATAAATTACCATATTGTTTGACGAAGTTGGTTTAGAATGAGCTATTGATAATCGACGGAAACTTGTTCTTTAAAATGCAGGAGAGTACAGAGTGACTTTGGTGATATACAGTGGTGTTCCTGATCCTGTTTGGACGGTTGACTATGGTCATAGGAGCTTTCAGATGGTAGAAAAGTATCTGCAGGAGGCCAGAGATCTTGGCATGTCCTACCGGCATGAGCACATGCCCGCCACTCTTGGGTACAAAGGCTTCCTAGTGCATGAGTCGGATGCCAAGGAAGCAGAATTGATCGTAGGCAAGGAAACGATGGAGCTGCAAAATCTACTGCTTAAAACCATGCCAAAAGGGCTGATACCCGATGACTTAGTCCCGAAGATTGAGCAAGGGATTCGATTGGTAGATGTGCCTCGACAGGCTAAAGAAGCTTTGCTCCAAGAAGGGTTGCAGGCTCCAGTCGCAGGTTATGCTCCAAAACTTAACCTGCGTCGTTGGAACGACTACTCTTTGGTCCGAATAAACAACAACTGTTACAACTATGCAAACGACAAAATTACCAACAGCTTTGCACAGCCTGGTACTGCAAGTGGTCATCCTTATGAAAGTCTCACTCCAGAGGAGCTTCTTCGGGCTTCCGAAAGCGATGGTTTACTGAAATTGAACGTTGGACCAGACGATCCGGTCCCCGCAGCACCAAAACAACCTAACTGCCTAGTGGCACTCTTTGTTGACCCTGGTTAGAGGAGACTTGTTTCTTTTAAAGCAATCAATACATATAGTAAAGAATATCATGAGAGCTGCAGGTTTAGTTTAGATTTAGATTTAATTTGGGTGATAAGTCATGCATTGTGCGAGAAAAAAACGGCGGAGCAATATCGCGTTCATTGATTTTATCGCTTCGGGTCAAGAATGTCTCAAGATGAGTCTTGGATACAGCTTTACTGATGCACAAAATTGTTTTGCGTAATTCAAACCAAGAAATCCGATGCAAAATCGAGAAAAGGGAAATTTCCGATTCTTGCCGCGGCCCTGCGCTGCGCTGCATCCACAGAACAGCTAATTATAATATCATGGTTCACTTTTACCCCCACCAAGCATTCGTGGCGGCAGACCACTGAAATTATTCTCGCATTCAATTAAGGAACCGTGAGTGCTTTTAGCCCATAGTTTTGTATTTCAATTGCTATTCTCAAactgtattttattttgctGCTTAGGTAACGATTTTCATTGGTATCGCTTGGATAACAACGGCCTCTGGTCCCAAAAGCCTGGACAAGGTAATGCCACCAACCTTGATGGAAATGGAAATTTGATTCACGATCCAAGAAAAGCTGCCAATTTTCCGAATTTCGATTACAAGTTTGTTTCCTTTATGGAGATTTTTACGAATATAATAGATGGTCCTAGAGGCCCACATTAAGCAAAGGATCTTCCTTATCCTGAACGAGCTTTGATTACTGAAGGCCAGATTTATACTAGATCTTTTTAGTCAAATACCACAGCTTGTTATAAGCTTTGTAGTGCGAGTCAGTCAAATAAACAGTACATAACACTTATCTTATTTGCCTGTTAATTTGCAGTATTGCTTTAATCCTTTCACTGGGTCACCTTTTTAATCCACTAGCTCCTCGTTTTTTGGAAGAGGTTTCcccttttttgtgtttttgttttggtaacaCCAGTCTTTGCTTAAACCAGTATTATAATTATATGTCAGGCACGAAGGAAAGGAAGCTGAAAAAACCACTTGCATTTCAACCACGTGGTTTGAGTCTCGGAGGGGTGCCTGAGCTCTTGAAGTGCATTTGAAGATATTTTGGGTCCTACGTGCCAGTGGTTACACGTATCTTCGAGATGTTAGCTATAGACGAAGTGAATAAAATATAGAATTCGAGCAGTTATGCACTAATCTCTAATCTGTGTAAGCGATGTAAACGAAATGCGTCCACTTGGAGTATGGATGAACGTGGAGGTCAGTTGCTGTGGAGTCAGGTGTTGCAGCGAGACCGATCACGTGCACACGGGAACGTACCGCGGTCCTCATCAGCTGTAGTCGGGTTAGTCAGGGTACTTCTGACTAGAATTCGAAAGTCACCGGCGCAAGTTTCGATAAGGTCGATATGCTACAGGATGCGATTCGCAGGGATTGAAAAATAGCAGTAGTGTTGGGATCATCCCCCAGTGGTTGGAAATTCCGTGAGATCTGTTGGCTGAATTAGCCGGTTTGATCTATTGCTTATTTTCCCgtgaaacttggtttaaaaatagacactttttctgacgctgattgtgacaaacctgataccaaatccttactcttgggtaatggactcctTCTCGAACTAAACATTTCCTTTTGGTGAGCTCTCTTGTGCTTACTTAATGTGCTGGAATTTCTATTCCATGGGATAGCCTTTGTATCTTGCGGTTCTGTAGAGAACCGAGAACAAGTAGCAAAGTTGAGATAACGGGACAATGGTGGGGAAGGGGAAGCAATAAAAAGAACGGGGCAAGGGAGGGAAAAGGGGGCCAACAAAAAGAACTGGGCAGGGGAGGGGAAAGGGGAGCAACGAAAACCCGGGTGGCCTGTCTGCCACTTTCGTCACTCGTTTTAAAGGCTTTTCAGATGGCTCTCGCGCGCTACCAGCAATGCGGTCGTTTTTGTTAATAACCCGAGGGGTTCTCCTTCCCTTTTATTGTATTACCCAAACAACAGAGAGTTGATATAAACCGTTCCATTCATTATCTCAACGAAACCAGTCGACACTTATGTCCAAAAATGCAccaaattagatgcacacccaattttgacatccaacatgaggtgtccctttaagtctaagcctttgctaatTATATCGGGAATAAGGTAAGGATGAAGGTTAGTGTTATTTTTATCTTAGGGTAAATGCAAATGCTTATCCTTATTTGAGGAGCAgtatttgggggacactttgtgacgtaatatgtctgtattccgagacaccgcgcaccggtggctaaGTTTGTTGAGCATGGGTCTGTCATGCAGcggtcacgccaaaacgcagactgcggACTGTGTagaccgtgcagaccaggggtaaaatatggtgttacCCTCGCTaatattgagagctaaccgtaaacaggctaatctgaatgttatttaggacTAATTAGGCTAACGATTGTTATTTAGGCCcaattcaggctaaccgaattttcattttacagacggtctgcacagtctgaaGTCAGCGTTTTTCAGTGTGccgtcatgcgggaggtcgcgggttcgagcCCCAGCCGGATCAACACTtgggatcttaaaataactgaggagaaagtgctgcctttgtaatttcaagtcttttcggataaggactataaaccctaatggtaatggtaatggtaatgaatttatatagcgcattttctattaacatattcaaatacGCTTTACAAGCAAAGGATCtttgggtgagatcggacataagcatatataggcgccgctggcagccgctatcagtccattagcgatctcacccagcacatgaacgaatgaaatgaggcctgaccacaacaccacGAGctcctactctttacgaatagtgtgtgggttcttttatgtcccactgggttgtgaacattgaagggttgtgagacggggcctacgttttatagtccttatccgagaagacttgaaagtcttaaccatttgcggatgtaattacaaaggcagcaccttctcctcagttaggccgcacaccggtggctcagttggttgagcatcaggctgtcatgcgggaggtcgcgggttcgcgACCGGCCGAACCGATCCAgccgaaccccggccggatcaacactcaggatcttaaaataagtgaggagaaagtgctgcctttggaatttcatctgcaaatggttagactttcaagtcttctcggctAAGGAccataaaccgtaggccccgtctcacaaatgtcttctatGTGCATAAGTTCCCCGTGTTGTGGCTGCCCTGTTCTCTCCAGcggaagtggccggcttggcggtgatgtctctaaaaagacTTGTGGTGTATCAGgacacctaagcagaaacagccacaagtcaaaaagggacttttgccgagtgctggaacatgtagatgtagatgtagatgtagacaCTAGTGGTGTTGAAGTTAGGGACAGGAGTAGTGACGCTTGTTAAAAGCCGCGTGCATCTATAGCTAATGGAATTTTTTCGCCTGACGTCACGACGACTATGTTTGTATACAGAACAACAGCGAaaacgtcttttgggaatttgactctgttattatgcaaaacgagTTCGATATTTTTGCTATTGCTTtgtataccaacatggccgtctcatcacgtgagtgaaaataTTCTATTGACTCTTTTtacacagcggccatgttgattcCCGAGGGACgagaaacttttgtttttgcctggtAAAACTCGTTTCCAAACACATAAACTCAAGGCTCGGcctacgaaatctattgtctctGGCCAACATAGGCCCTGCGTGATGAGGGTCCATTAGGGTCATTTCTGGACACATCTGCCAAATGAACCGGTCTTTTTACGCAACATCTGGTAAAGCCCACTTGTATTTTTCTTAGAGTAATGTCTGGTACCTCTATCAAAAACGGCATTCAAGTAATGACAGCCTTGGAACAAAAGCATCACCCGTTTTTAACGCGTCGTGACTGAGCATTGAAAAACCAGACATCGTTTTTGTGACTTTTTCCGTGATGGACCCGGACACCAGTTTAATTGCTTGAGCGCAACTGAGGCTACTGCGCCGGTGTGTCACGCATGCTTATGACACCCGAATGGCCGAGAGTTTTGATTCCTGTGCCCTGATTTCAGTTCATTAGAAAAGTTACAGTAAAGTCAAACTAGCTGATGTTCTCTCTGTGCCGTGAGGGTTGTCACCTTATGGCTAATTGGCGCCCAATGCTGTTTTTTCATGTGACGTCTGGTGGTCATGTCTGTCTCTCCGTTGGaaactaaactttattattatgtaaattcGGCAAATTGCCCAATCAGCATGGCGGCCttgtcacgtgggtgaaaaccaagaatcaAGCTATACTGATTTATCCTTTAGCTCCCATAAGCTTTCCGCGGCCGTCGAGATTTGAATACCACCTTTCCTTTGATTGCGATCGTCCTAAGCGATTTCATCAAACACGTATTTCCCCATTCATTTCAAGCGGCTTAAAATTGAGAATCTGAAGTAACTTCGTGGTGTCTCTTTGtattgtgattggctgaaataATCTCTCGCAATGTTTTCCCGCGCTCAACGCCGGCTACATGTATTTGCtttgctgcgttctgattgtcGTTTCTGATTGTTTACATCTGTTAAGATTGGTCACGGAACTGATTTGGTTTTGTTTTAAAGAACTCTATTTGAAACGCTTAAACAGTCGACGGAGCAATGACTATCGATGATGATTTTCTTCATTGATTTATTCCCGTTTTCACTACAAAATGTTACAAATTTTAGCAAAGCAGAAAGCGTAATCCCTTATCTATATCATCACTCATTCATTTCTTCtaacttttttttctattttttttttcatccaacGGCCATCACTTGTCGCTGTTGGCCAAGAGTTCCTTTGTTGGTTATCTTAACTGTTAATGGTCTCGAGTTGGCAGATGAGAGTCTATAGAAAAGGATCTTCTTGGCCAGGATCTTTACGCGATGATTTAGAAACTTTAAAGTGAAAGGCTCACCCTAATCTTTACTCTCTAGTGATGATTTTCGAAATACCGAGCTTTATATGTCCCTTCTTAAAGCAAAGCAAACCTAAATGGATTATAAAATTACCCCAAAATAAAAATGGTTCAAGGGCTTAAATCTAATTCCCATGAACGCAGAAGACCGATTCTTGTGCACTTCTGTCAGGTCGCGACCATCAGCCTCACTAATAGAGAAACGGTCTTCTTCGACTTTCGGCCCTTAGCGGTCACCAGCAGCTCATCTCCTTTGCCTGGTGAGGCCGAGAGGGGCGCCTTCAAGACGACAGAGAAGAAACTGGTGCGACTCTGGCGGACAGTGATGCTGGAACCGCGAAGATTCTGGAAGTATTTCATGCGATCCTTGGCTTTGATATCAAAGGTGTCCGTCGGCCCATTGTTGTGCATCAAGAACGTCACAAGGCTACTGCGACCCGCGGGGATTGTATAATCGTTTCTGGCGTAGATTACTCTGATAAGTGTGTTGCTGGGATGTACAATATTATGTGACCTGCGTTGGAAGTTGTATCCTTTCTTTGTCTTTCCCCGTAATTTCAGTGTAAATGGCACAGCGGGACAACGGAAGGAGGCACTAAAGTGAGCACCACTTGTTCCGCGGGGGGTCACAGTGGCTGTTGTTAAACGTCTCCCGTCCTCGCTTATTAAGTCAAGCTTGAGCGTGTTCCTGTTGATCTTCGCATTTCCGGCAACAGTTATGACGACGCGAGCTGGGTCGTGTCCTGGTACAGAAAACGAAAAGGGAAAATAAGTTGTCTAACACGCCTTTTCTGAGCCTAAATTTTAAACATGCCTATTAAAAGTATATTCAAAAGCGCGGTTTAGAGGGCAAATGTGTAGTTCTAAAAGCCCCTATCTGAAGGTTACACGCAACTTTGGGAAGACCATCCTCCCTTCTCAAGAATATACTGTTATTATCCCGTTGCCTAAGTTTAGCTCTGCTTTCTGGTCCCTAAAACACTTCCATTTGTCTTTGGTCTGCTATTCCTCAGTTGAAATTGCGGTGTTTAATGCTCTTTGAAAACCCTTGCAAAGCTACCAAGTTGAGGAAGCGCTTTGAGTTAAAAAACATCATGAGGGCTCAAAACAAGAATTGAAAGTCTTGCCGCCCTTTTAATTTCCGAACAAAAACCCAAAAATTGCTTTGATCGTCTCATTGCGTAGAGTGTTAAAAGGTTTAATCTATGCACGGCTCAAAAGAATAGAGTTTTCACGTTCATACgaaaactgaaaagaaaaaaagaaagggtaCTGGGAATGAATTTGGGCCAAGGAACTGGGAACGAGGCC from Montipora foliosa isolate CH-2021 chromosome 7, ASM3666993v2, whole genome shotgun sequence includes the following:
- the LOC138010771 gene encoding uncharacterized protein, with amino-acid sequence MVEKYLQEARDLGMSYRHEHMPATLGYKGFLVHESDAKEAELIVGKETMELQNLLLKTMPKGLIPDDLVPKIEQGIRLVDVPRQAKEALLQEGLQAPVAGYAPKLNLRRWNDYSLVRINNNCYNYANDKITNSFAQPGTASGHPYESLTPEELLRASESDGLLKLNVGPDDPVPAAPKQPNCLVALFVDPGNDFHWYRLDNNGLWSQKPGQGNATNLDGNGNLIHDPRKAANFPNFDYKFVSFMEIFTNIIDGPRGPH